One segment of Enterobacter ludwigii DNA contains the following:
- the pflB gene encoding formate C-acetyltransferase — translation MSELNEKLATAWEGFAKGDWQNEVNVRDFIQKNYTPYEGDESFLAGATDATTKLWDSVMEGVKLENRTHAPVDFDTSVASTITSHDAGYINKALEKIVGLQTEAPLKRAIIPFGGIKMVEGSCKAYNRELDPMLKKIFTEYRKTHNQGVFDVYTKDILNCRKSGVLTGLPDAYGRGRIIGDYRRVALYGIDFLMKDKYAQFVSLQSDLENGVNLEATIRLREEIAEQHRALGQIKEMAAKYGCDISGPATNAQEAIQWTYFGYLAAVKSQNGAAMSFGRVSTFLDAYIERDMKAGKITEQDAQEMIDHLVMKLRMVRFLRTPEYDELFSGDPIWATESIGGMGVDGRTLVTKNSFRFLNTLYTMGPSPEPNITVLWSEKLPLNFKKFAAKVSIDTSSLQYENDDLMRPDFNNDDYAIACCVSPMVVGKQMQFFGARANLAKTMLYAINGGVDEKLKMQVGPKSEPIKGDVLNFDEVMERMDHFMDWLAKQYVTALNVIHYMHDKYSYEASLMALHDRDVIRTMACGIAGLSVAADSLSAIKYAKVKPIRDEDGLAVDFEIEGEYPQFGNNDSRVDDMAVDLVERFMKKIQKLTTYRNAIPTQSVLTITSNVVYGKKTGNTPDGRRAGAPFGPGANPMHGRDQKGAVASLTSVAKLPFAYAKDGISYTFSIVPNALGKDDEVRKTNLAGLMDGYFHHEASIEGGQHLNVNVMNREMLLDAMEHPEKYPQLTIRVSGYAVRFNSLTKEQQQDVITRTFTQSM, via the coding sequence ATGTCCGAGCTTAATGAAAAGTTAGCCACAGCCTGGGAAGGTTTTGCGAAAGGTGACTGGCAGAATGAAGTAAACGTACGTGACTTCATTCAGAAAAACTATACCCCGTATGAAGGTGACGAATCCTTCCTGGCTGGTGCAACTGACGCGACCACCAAGCTGTGGGACAGCGTAATGGAAGGCGTAAAACTGGAAAACCGCACTCACGCGCCAGTTGATTTTGACACCTCCGTTGCTTCTACCATCACTTCTCACGATGCTGGCTACATTAACAAAGCCCTTGAGAAAATCGTTGGTCTGCAAACTGAAGCACCACTGAAACGTGCGATCATCCCGTTCGGTGGTATCAAAATGGTTGAAGGTTCCTGCAAAGCGTATAACCGCGAGCTGGACCCAATGCTGAAAAAAATCTTCACCGAATACCGTAAAACCCACAACCAGGGTGTATTCGATGTTTACACCAAAGACATTCTGAACTGCCGTAAATCTGGCGTTCTGACTGGTCTGCCAGATGCCTATGGCCGTGGCCGTATCATCGGTGACTACCGTCGCGTTGCGCTGTACGGTATCGACTTCCTGATGAAAGACAAATACGCGCAGTTTGTTTCCCTGCAGTCTGATCTGGAAAACGGTGTAAACCTGGAAGCGACTATCCGTCTGCGTGAAGAAATCGCTGAACAGCATCGCGCGCTGGGTCAGATCAAAGAAATGGCGGCTAAATATGGCTGCGATATCTCTGGTCCTGCAACCAACGCTCAGGAAGCTATCCAGTGGACCTACTTCGGCTACCTGGCCGCTGTTAAGTCTCAGAACGGTGCAGCAATGTCCTTCGGTCGTGTATCCACCTTCCTGGATGCTTACATCGAACGTGATATGAAAGCGGGCAAAATCACCGAGCAAGACGCTCAGGAAATGATTGACCACCTGGTCATGAAACTGCGTATGGTTCGCTTCCTGCGTACCCCTGAATACGATGAGCTGTTCTCTGGTGACCCAATCTGGGCAACGGAATCTATCGGTGGTATGGGTGTTGATGGCCGTACTCTGGTTACCAAAAACAGCTTCCGCTTCCTGAACACCCTGTACACCATGGGTCCTTCTCCGGAGCCGAACATCACCGTTCTGTGGTCTGAAAAACTGCCTCTGAACTTCAAGAAATTCGCCGCTAAAGTGTCCATCGACACCTCTTCTCTGCAGTACGAGAACGATGACCTGATGCGTCCGGACTTCAACAACGATGACTACGCTATCGCATGCTGCGTAAGCCCAATGGTTGTTGGTAAACAAATGCAGTTCTTCGGTGCGCGTGCAAACCTGGCGAAAACCATGCTGTACGCAATCAACGGCGGCGTTGATGAAAAACTGAAAATGCAGGTTGGTCCTAAGTCTGAACCAATCAAAGGCGACGTTCTGAACTTCGATGAAGTCATGGAGCGTATGGATCACTTCATGGACTGGCTGGCTAAACAGTACGTCACTGCCCTGAACGTTATCCACTACATGCACGACAAGTACAGCTACGAAGCCTCTCTGATGGCGCTGCATGACCGTGACGTTATCCGCACCATGGCGTGTGGTATCGCAGGTCTGTCCGTTGCGGCTGACTCCCTGTCTGCAATCAAATATGCGAAAGTTAAACCAATTCGTGACGAAGACGGTCTGGCTGTTGACTTCGAAATCGAAGGCGAATATCCGCAGTTTGGTAACAACGACTCTCGCGTTGATGACATGGCGGTTGACCTGGTTGAACGTTTCATGAAGAAAATTCAGAAACTGACCACTTACCGTAACGCTATCCCGACTCAGTCTGTTCTGACCATCACGTCTAACGTTGTGTATGGTAAGAAAACCGGTAACACCCCAGACGGTCGTCGCGCAGGTGCGCCATTCGGCCCAGGTGCTAACCCAATGCACGGTCGTGACCAGAAAGGTGCTGTTGCCTCTCTGACCTCCGTTGCTAAACTGCCGTTTGCTTACGCGAAAGATGGTATCTCTTACACCTTCTCTATCGTGCCAAATGCGCTGGGTAAAGACGACGAAGTACGTAAAACTAACCTCGCGGGTCTGATGGATGGTTACTTCCACCACGAAGCGTCCATTGAAGGTGGTCAGCACCTGAACGTGAACGTAATGAACCGTGAAATGCTGCTTGATGCGATGGAACACCCTGAGAAATATCCTCAGCTGACCATCCGTGTATCCGGCTACGCAGTACGTTTTAACTCCCTGACGAAAGAACAGCAGCAGGACGTTATCACCCGTACTTTCACTCAGTCCATGTAA
- a CDS encoding dimethyl sulfoxide reductase anchor subunit family protein yields MGSGWHEWPLMIFTVFGQCVAGGFIVLALALLKGNLTAEQQQRLVLSMFGLWVLMGIGFIASTLHLGSPMRAFNSLNRVGASSLSNEIASGAIFFAVGGLGWLLAALKKLPAGLRSVWLIVTMVLGVVFVWMMVRVYNTIDTVPTWYSIWTPMSFFLTLFIGGPLLGFMLLRVAGVDGWAMRLLPVVSLLALVVSAVVTLMQGAELATIHSSVQQASALVPAYGSLMAWRVVLLVAALVCWIVPQLKGYQPALPLLSLAFVLVLAGELIGRGVFYGLHMTVGMAVAS; encoded by the coding sequence ATGGGAAGTGGATGGCATGAATGGCCGCTGATGATCTTCACGGTCTTTGGGCAGTGTGTGGCGGGCGGTTTTATTGTCCTCGCGCTGGCGCTGCTGAAAGGGAATCTCACTGCTGAGCAACAACAACGTTTAGTGTTGAGTATGTTTGGCCTGTGGGTGCTGATGGGAATTGGCTTTATTGCCTCTACGCTGCACCTCGGCTCGCCAATGCGCGCGTTCAACTCCCTGAACCGGGTGGGCGCGTCGTCACTCAGTAATGAAATCGCCAGCGGTGCGATCTTCTTTGCTGTGGGTGGGCTGGGTTGGCTGCTGGCAGCACTGAAGAAATTGCCGGCAGGGCTGCGCAGCGTGTGGCTGATTGTCACGATGGTGCTGGGCGTGGTGTTTGTGTGGATGATGGTGCGGGTCTATAACACCATCGACACCGTGCCGACCTGGTACAGCATCTGGACGCCGATGAGCTTCTTCCTGACGCTGTTTATTGGTGGGCCGCTTCTTGGCTTCATGCTGCTGCGCGTCGCGGGTGTTGACGGTTGGGCGATGCGTTTGCTGCCTGTCGTTTCACTGCTGGCGCTGGTGGTGAGCGCAGTCGTCACCCTGATGCAGGGCGCGGAGCTGGCAACCATTCACAGCTCTGTTCAGCAGGCGTCTGCCCTGGTGCCGGCATACGGCTCGCTGATGGCCTGGCGCGTGGTCCTGCTGGTGGCGGCACTGGTGTGCTGGATTGTGCCTCAGCTTAAGGGGTATCAACCCGCGTTGCCGCTCCTGTCACTGGCTTTTGTGCTGGTCCTCGCAGGTGAACTGATCGGCCGCGGTGTGTTCTACGGTTTGCATATGACCGTAGGTATGGCCGTCGCCAGTTAA
- a CDS encoding anti-virulence regulator CigR family protein, which translates to MSTRRFTTTALAVVLSLTFAAAPVMANPGNGNGSGHGNSGGQGNGGSHGNSGSHGNGNSGTHGNKQNNGQENPGKSNKSVSDDVDARVSFDHARHLALNYGLTGYESLPPGIAKNLARGKPLPPGIAKKTVPASMLGQLPSYPGYEWRVVGDDLVLIALSTAVVTTIINGVFR; encoded by the coding sequence ATGTCTACTCGTCGTTTTACCACTACCGCTCTGGCAGTAGTGTTGTCTTTAACGTTTGCTGCAGCTCCGGTCATGGCTAACCCGGGTAACGGGAATGGCAGTGGTCACGGGAACAGTGGCGGACAAGGTAATGGCGGCAGTCACGGCAATTCCGGTAGTCATGGCAACGGAAATTCCGGTACCCACGGTAATAAACAAAATAACGGTCAGGAAAATCCAGGTAAATCGAATAAAAGCGTCAGTGACGATGTCGACGCCCGTGTGAGCTTCGATCATGCCCGTCACCTGGCACTCAATTACGGCTTAACAGGTTATGAGTCACTGCCTCCGGGTATTGCGAAAAACCTTGCACGCGGTAAACCGCTCCCTCCGGGCATTGCGAAGAAAACCGTGCCGGCTTCTATGCTGGGCCAGCTTCCTTCCTATCCTGGCTATGAATGGCGTGTCGTCGGTGACGATCTGGTCTTAATTGCGCTGAGTACTGCGGTTGTGACCACCATTATTAATGGCGTCTTCAGATAA
- the ycaO gene encoding 30S ribosomal protein S12 methylthiotransferase accessory factor YcaO: MTQTFIPGKDAALEDSIARFQQKLTDLGFNIEEASWLNPVPHVWSVHIRDKECALCFTNGKGATKKAALASALGEYFERLSTNYFFADFWLGETIANGPFVHYPNEKWFPLPEDDALPEGILDARLRAFYDPENELTASMLIDLQSGNEDRGICALPFTRLSDEQTVYIPMNIVGNLYVSNGMSAGNTRNEARVQGLSEVFERHIKNRIIAESISLPEIPADVLARYPGVVESIARLEVEGFPIFAYDGSLGGKYPVICVVLFNPENGTCFASFGAHPDFGVALERTVTELLQGRGLKDLDVFTPPTFDDEEVAEHTNLETHFIDSSGLISWDLFKQDADYPFVDWSFAGTTEEEFATLMAIFKAEDKEVYIADYEHLGVYACRILVPGMSDIYPAEDLWLANNSMGAHLRETLLALPGSEWEKEDYLNLIAQLDEEGHDDFTRVRELLGLATGKDNGWYTLRIGELKAMLALAGGDLDQALAWTEWTMEFNQSVFSAERTNYYRCLQTLLLLAQEEDRQPLQYLNAFVRMYGADAVEAASAALSGEAPFYGLQAVDSDLKAFPAHQSLLKAYEKLQKAKSAYWSK; the protein is encoded by the coding sequence ATGACTCAAACGTTTATCCCCGGCAAAGACGCCGCTCTGGAAGATTCCATCGCTCGCTTCCAGCAGAAACTGACCGACCTGGGCTTTAATATCGAAGAAGCCTCCTGGCTCAACCCGGTGCCTCATGTCTGGTCCGTGCATATTCGCGATAAAGAGTGTGCCCTGTGCTTTACCAATGGTAAAGGCGCGACAAAAAAAGCGGCACTGGCCTCTGCGCTGGGTGAGTATTTTGAACGTCTGTCGACCAACTATTTCTTCGCCGATTTCTGGCTGGGTGAAACCATCGCCAACGGCCCGTTTGTGCACTATCCGAACGAAAAATGGTTCCCGCTGCCTGAAGACGACGCGCTGCCGGAAGGCATTCTCGACGCGCGTCTGCGTGCGTTCTACGATCCGGAAAACGAACTGACCGCCAGCATGCTGATCGATCTGCAGTCCGGCAATGAGGATCGTGGTATCTGCGCCCTGCCGTTCACGCGTCTGTCTGATGAGCAGACCGTCTATATCCCGATGAACATCGTTGGCAACCTGTATGTGTCCAACGGTATGTCTGCCGGTAATACCCGTAATGAAGCGCGCGTACAGGGGCTGTCTGAAGTCTTCGAACGCCACATTAAAAACCGCATCATTGCCGAATCCATCAGCCTGCCTGAAATTCCGGCTGACGTGCTGGCGCGCTACCCGGGCGTGGTGGAATCCATTGCCAGGCTGGAAGTGGAAGGTTTCCCAATCTTTGCCTATGACGGCTCGCTGGGCGGTAAATACCCGGTTATCTGTGTGGTGCTGTTTAATCCTGAAAACGGAACCTGCTTCGCCTCCTTCGGCGCGCACCCTGACTTTGGCGTAGCGCTGGAGCGTACCGTCACCGAGTTACTGCAGGGCCGTGGCCTGAAAGATCTGGACGTGTTTACGCCACCGACCTTTGACGATGAAGAAGTGGCCGAGCACACCAACCTTGAAACCCACTTCATCGACTCCAGCGGTTTGATCTCCTGGGATCTGTTTAAGCAGGACGCGGACTATCCGTTCGTCGACTGGAGCTTTGCAGGTACCACCGAAGAAGAGTTCGCCACGCTGATGGCTATCTTTAAGGCGGAAGATAAAGAAGTCTACATCGCTGACTACGAACACCTAGGCGTGTACGCCTGCCGCATTCTGGTGCCGGGCATGTCCGACATCTATCCGGCAGAAGATCTGTGGCTGGCGAACAACAGCATGGGCGCGCACCTGCGTGAAACCCTGCTGGCCTTGCCGGGCAGCGAATGGGAAAAAGAAGATTACCTGAACCTGATCGCGCAACTGGACGAAGAAGGCCATGATGACTTCACCCGCGTACGCGAGCTGCTGGGTCTGGCGACCGGTAAAGATAACGGCTGGTATACCCTGCGTATTGGTGAGCTGAAAGCAATGCTGGCTCTGGCTGGCGGCGATCTGGATCAGGCTCTGGCCTGGACCGAGTGGACTATGGAGTTTAACCAGTCTGTCTTCTCTGCCGAGCGCACTAACTACTATCGCTGCCTGCAAACCCTGCTGCTTCTCGCGCAGGAAGAAGATCGTCAGCCGCTGCAATACCTGAATGCGTTTGTTCGCATGTACGGTGCTGACGCCGTTGAAGCCGCCAGCGCAGCGCTGAGCGGTGAAGCGCCGTTCTATGGTCTTCAGGCTGTGGATAGTGACCTGAAAGCCTTCCCGGCACATCAGTCTCTGCTGAAAGCGTATGAAAAATTGCAGAAGGCGAAATCCGCTTACTGGTCAAAATAA
- a CDS encoding MFS transporter, with protein MTIYTRPVLLLLCGLLLLTLAIAVLNTLVPLWLAHENLPTWQVGMVSSSFFTGNLLGTLVTGSLIKRFGFNRSYYLASLLFAVGCAGLGLMVGFWSWMVWRFIAGVGCAMIWVVVESALMCSGTSRNRGRLLAAYMMVYYIGTVLGQLMVSKLPTDLMSVLPWVTGMVLAAILPLLFTRIVSQNSEHQEATHVWPMLRLRQARLGVNGCIISGIVLGSLYGLMPLYLNHQGVSDSGIGFWMAVMVSAGIVGQWPIGRLADRFGRLLVLRVQVFVVIMGCLAMLSNAAMAPALFILGAAGFTLYPVAMAWACEKVEHHQLVAMNQALLLSYTIGSLLGPTFTAMLMQNYSDNLLFIMIASVSFIYLLMLLRKVGEHPTPVAHA; from the coding sequence ATGACCATCTATACCCGGCCAGTGCTTTTATTGCTCTGTGGCCTGCTTCTGCTGACCCTGGCGATCGCAGTGTTAAATACGCTCGTCCCGCTGTGGCTCGCTCATGAAAACTTACCGACCTGGCAGGTGGGTATGGTCAGCTCGTCCTTTTTTACCGGCAACCTGCTGGGTACGCTGGTTACAGGAAGCCTGATTAAACGCTTTGGTTTTAACCGCAGCTATTATCTGGCCTCGCTGCTCTTCGCTGTCGGATGTGCCGGGCTGGGCCTGATGGTCGGCTTCTGGAGCTGGATGGTATGGCGCTTTATCGCCGGAGTGGGTTGCGCGATGATTTGGGTGGTGGTTGAAAGCGCGCTGATGTGCAGCGGCACGTCACGTAACCGCGGACGCCTGCTGGCAGCCTATATGATGGTTTATTACATCGGTACCGTGCTTGGTCAACTGATGGTGAGCAAACTGCCAACCGACCTGATGAGCGTTCTGCCGTGGGTGACGGGAATGGTGCTGGCGGCAATCCTGCCGCTGCTCTTTACGCGCATTGTGAGCCAGAACAGCGAACACCAGGAAGCAACCCACGTCTGGCCAATGCTGAGACTGCGTCAGGCGCGCCTTGGGGTTAACGGCTGTATTATCTCCGGAATTGTGCTTGGTTCACTGTATGGCCTGATGCCGCTTTATCTGAACCATCAGGGCGTCAGCGATTCCGGGATTGGGTTCTGGATGGCGGTGATGGTGAGTGCGGGGATTGTCGGTCAGTGGCCGATTGGACGCCTGGCCGATCGCTTTGGTCGCCTGCTGGTGCTGCGTGTTCAGGTTTTCGTGGTGATCATGGGCTGTCTCGCCATGCTCAGCAATGCGGCGATGGCGCCTGCGCTGTTTATTCTGGGTGCCGCAGGTTTTACGCTCTATCCGGTCGCGATGGCCTGGGCCTGTGAGAAAGTTGAACACCACCAGTTAGTGGCAATGAACCAGGCGTTGTTACTGAGCTATACCATCGGCAGCCTGCTGGGACCGACCTTTACCGCGATGCTGATGCAGAATTACTCCGACAATTTGCTGTTTATTATGATCGCCAGCGTATCGTTTATTTATCTCTTAATGCTGCTGCGCAAAGTGGGAGAACACCCGACGCCTGTGGCGCATGCCTGA
- the pflA gene encoding pyruvate formate lyase 1-activating protein, translating to MSIIGRIHSFESCGTVDGPGIRFITFFQGCLMRCLYCHNRDTWDTHGGKEVTVEELMKEVVTYRHFMNASGGGVTASGGEAILQAEFVRDWFRACRKEGIHTCLDTNGFVRRYDPVIDELLDVTDLVMLDLKQMNDEIHQNLVGVSNHRTLEFAKYISGKCIKTWIRYVVVPGWSDDDDSAHRLGEFTRDMGNVEKIELLPYHELGKHKWVAMGEEYKLDGVKPPKKETMERVKGILEQYGHKVMY from the coding sequence ATGTCAATTATTGGTCGCATTCACTCCTTTGAATCCTGTGGCACTGTCGATGGCCCGGGTATCCGCTTTATCACCTTTTTCCAGGGCTGCCTGATGCGCTGCCTTTACTGCCATAACCGTGACACCTGGGATACGCACGGTGGCAAAGAAGTGACCGTCGAAGAACTGATGAAAGAGGTGGTGACCTATCGTCACTTTATGAACGCATCCGGCGGCGGCGTAACCGCTTCCGGCGGTGAAGCCATTCTGCAGGCCGAATTCGTGCGCGACTGGTTCCGCGCCTGCCGCAAAGAAGGCATTCATACCTGTCTCGATACAAACGGTTTTGTCCGCCGCTACGATCCGGTCATTGATGAACTGCTCGACGTCACCGACCTGGTGATGCTCGATCTCAAACAGATGAACGATGAGATCCACCAGAATCTGGTGGGTGTTTCCAACCACCGTACGCTGGAGTTCGCCAAATACATCTCCGGGAAATGCATCAAAACCTGGATCCGCTATGTTGTTGTACCTGGCTGGTCAGATGATGACGATTCCGCGCATCGGCTGGGAGAATTTACCCGCGATATGGGCAACGTTGAGAAAATTGAGCTTCTGCCCTACCACGAACTGGGTAAACACAAGTGGGTCGCCATGGGCGAAGAATATAAACTCGATGGCGTTAAGCCGCCGAAGAAAGAGACGATGGAACGCGTGAAAGGTATTCTTGAACAGTACGGCCACAAGGTAATGTATTAA
- a CDS encoding DUF421 domain-containing protein, with protein sequence MKAFDLQRMAFDKVPPEFLGEVALRSLYTFVLVFLFLKITGRRGVRQMSLFEVLIILTLGSAAGDVAFYDDVPMVPVFIVFVSLALLYRLVMWLMSKSEKLEDLLEGKPVVIVENGRLAWENVQSANMTEFEFFMELRLNSVEQLGQVRLAIMETNGQISVYYYADDEVKPGLCILPDMLIERFTTVPESGEYACIRCSHVVAMQPGDHQLCPRCTNPEWTKVSRAKRLT encoded by the coding sequence ATGAAAGCATTTGATCTCCAGCGGATGGCGTTTGATAAAGTTCCTCCCGAATTTTTGGGCGAAGTGGCCCTGCGCAGCCTGTATACCTTTGTATTGGTCTTTCTGTTTCTCAAAATCACCGGGCGGCGTGGCGTCCGGCAGATGTCCCTCTTTGAGGTGCTGATTATTCTGACGCTGGGTTCAGCGGCGGGGGATGTCGCCTTTTACGACGATGTGCCGATGGTGCCGGTCTTTATCGTTTTTGTCTCACTGGCGCTACTTTACCGGCTTGTCATGTGGCTGATGTCGAAAAGTGAAAAGCTGGAAGATCTTCTCGAAGGGAAGCCGGTGGTTATCGTCGAGAACGGGCGGCTGGCCTGGGAAAATGTACAGAGTGCCAACATGACCGAGTTCGAGTTTTTTATGGAACTGCGTCTGAATAGCGTTGAACAACTCGGGCAGGTACGGCTGGCAATCATGGAAACGAACGGACAAATCAGCGTCTATTACTATGCTGACGACGAGGTGAAGCCGGGGCTCTGTATTCTGCCGGATATGCTTATTGAGCGTTTCACGACCGTGCCTGAGTCAGGCGAATATGCCTGTATAAGATGTAGCCATGTTGTGGCGATGCAGCCGGGCGATCATCAATTATGTCCCCGCTGTACAAATCCGGAATGGACGAAGGTTAGCCGGGCCAAACGCCTTACCTGA
- the focA gene encoding formate transporter FocA: MKADNPFDLLLPAAMAKVAEEAGVYKATKHPMKTFYLAITAGVFISIAFVFYITATTGTAAMPFGMAKLIGGICFSLGLILCVICGADLFTSTVLIVVAKASGRITWGQLARNWLNVYVGNLIGCLLFVLLMWLSGEYMTANGGWGLNVLQTADHKMHHTFIEAVALGILANLMVCLAVWMSYSGRSLMDKAMIMVLPVAMFVASGFEHSIANMFMIPMGIVIRNFASPEFWTAVGSTPESFSHLTIMNFITDNLIPVTIGNIIGGGLLVGLTYWVIYLRGDDHH; this comes from the coding sequence GTGAAAGCTGACAACCCTTTTGATCTTTTACTCCCAGCTGCTATGGCCAAAGTTGCCGAAGAAGCGGGTGTCTATAAAGCAACGAAACACCCGATGAAGACGTTCTATCTGGCGATCACGGCTGGTGTGTTCATCTCTATCGCGTTTGTCTTCTACATCACTGCCACCACCGGTACTGCCGCCATGCCTTTCGGCATGGCGAAACTGATTGGCGGTATTTGCTTCTCACTGGGACTGATTCTTTGCGTCATCTGCGGCGCCGACCTCTTCACTTCTACAGTGTTGATTGTCGTGGCAAAAGCCAGCGGAAGAATTACCTGGGGTCAACTGGCGCGCAACTGGCTTAATGTCTATGTTGGCAACCTGATTGGCTGTCTGCTCTTTGTTCTGTTGATGTGGCTCTCTGGCGAGTATATGACCGCCAACGGTGGCTGGGGACTCAACGTCCTGCAGACCGCAGACCACAAAATGCACCACACATTTATCGAAGCCGTTGCTCTCGGCATCCTCGCTAACCTGATGGTCTGCCTGGCTGTCTGGATGAGCTACTCGGGTCGTAGCCTGATGGATAAAGCCATGATTATGGTTCTGCCGGTTGCGATGTTTGTTGCCAGCGGCTTCGAGCACAGTATTGCGAACATGTTTATGATCCCCATGGGAATTGTAATCCGCAACTTTGCAAGCCCGGAGTTCTGGACTGCTGTTGGTTCAACCCCGGAAAGTTTCTCTCACCTGACTATTATGAATTTCATTACTGATAACCTGATCCCTGTCACTATCGGGAACATTATCGGTGGGGGTCTATTAGTTGGGTTGACATACTGGGTCATTTACCTGCGTGGCGACGACCATCATTGA